The Alteriqipengyuania halimionae genome contains a region encoding:
- a CDS encoding glycosyltransferase family 61 protein: MRLLILLSLAFALLGCGGEPNRQKSIVREVANEDQLINAMEARWEIEIWDGVSITGPPETNDIYIPEARKVLDEIVQKCALGETWLSDGTDGVMTLYLEDTSLSDEQIDCVRSYEQPGIILRDKKAP, encoded by the coding sequence ATGCGGCTGCTTATCCTGCTCTCACTTGCTTTCGCGCTTCTCGGCTGCGGCGGCGAGCCGAACCGTCAGAAATCGATCGTTCGTGAAGTGGCGAACGAGGATCAGTTGATAAACGCAATGGAAGCGCGGTGGGAGATCGAGATTTGGGATGGCGTAAGTATTACCGGGCCCCCGGAAACCAACGATATCTACATTCCTGAGGCGCGTAAGGTTTTGGACGAAATTGTACAGAAATGCGCGCTCGGCGAAACTTGGCTTTCCGACGGCACCGATGGGGTGATGACGCTCTATCTTGAGGATACTTCGCTTTCCGACGAGCAAATCGACTGCGTCAGATCGTATGAGCAACCCGGAATAATCCTCCGAGATAAAAAGGCGCCCTAA
- the carB gene encoding carbamoyl-phosphate synthase large subunit codes for MPKRTDISSILVIGAGPIIIGQACEFDYSGTQAIKALKEEGYRVVLVNSNPATIMTDPEFADATYIEPITPEVVAKIIEKERPDAVLPTMGGQTALNCALALFNDGTLERLGVQMIGADADAIDKAENRQRFREAMDKIGLESARSGVANSVDEAFAVLERTGLPAIIRPSFTLGGTGGGIAYNKAEFERIVRSGLDASPTTEVLIEESLLGWKEYEMEVVRDRADNCIIICSIENVDPMGVHTGDSITVAPALTLTDKEYQIMRTASIEVLREIGVETGGSNVQFAVNPKDGRLIVIEMNPRVSRSSALASKATGFPIARVAAKLAVGYTLDELTNEITGATPASFEPTIDYVVTKIPRFAFEKFKGANNHLSTAMKSVGEVMAIGRNFKESMQKALRGLETGLDGFNRVVALEGIARERIVAELSQRTPDRLLKVAQAFREGLSVEDIQDVTGYDPWFLRQIEEIIYEERMIANDGLPRSAEELRRIKAMGFSDRRLATLAVRSVGVAGGMGETQARSSGLLHDTLRAMAGATSEEEVRKLREKFGVSPVFKRIDSCAAEFEAITPYMYSTYEAPSFGEPENEAQVSDRRKIVILGGGPNRIGQGIEFDYCCVHACFALSDAGFETIMVNCNPETVSTDYDTSDRLYFEPLTAEDVLEILRTEQKSGELVGVIVQFGGQTPLKLAAALEAAGIPILGTSPDAIDLAEDRERFAKLVNKLKLKQPMNGIARNRDEAAAWASRIGYPVLLRPSYVLGGRAMEVVDSEAQLDDYIATAVNVSGDSPVLVDQYLRDAIECDVDALCDGEQVVIAGVMQHVEEAGVHSGDSACTLPPHSLPTEIIEEMERQAEALAMALGVVGLMNVQFAVKDGEVYLIEVNPRASRTVPFVAKAIGQPIAKYAARIMAGEKLADLPKIRRAMDYIAVKEAVFPFARFPGTDPVLSPEMKSTGEVMGLDRDFAMAFAKSQMGAGVTLPKSGTAFVSVKDTDKQVILPGVKKLLDLGFDVVATSGTHAYLTEAGLDVTRVNKVAEGRPHIVDAIVDGEIVLILNTTEGWQSLKDSQSIRAGALDLKVPYYTTASAGLAAVEAIEALGARKLEVRALQDYYSSQE; via the coding sequence ATGCCCAAACGTACTGACATTTCCTCCATCCTCGTAATCGGCGCGGGGCCCATCATCATCGGGCAGGCGTGCGAGTTCGATTATTCGGGCACGCAGGCGATCAAAGCGCTGAAGGAGGAGGGCTATCGCGTCGTCCTCGTCAATTCGAACCCGGCGACGATCATGACCGATCCCGAATTCGCCGATGCGACCTATATCGAGCCGATCACGCCCGAAGTCGTCGCCAAGATCATCGAGAAGGAGCGCCCCGATGCGGTGCTGCCGACGATGGGCGGGCAGACCGCGCTCAATTGCGCGCTGGCACTGTTCAACGACGGCACGCTCGAGCGGCTCGGCGTGCAGATGATCGGCGCCGATGCCGATGCGATCGACAAGGCCGAGAACCGCCAGCGCTTCCGCGAGGCGATGGACAAGATCGGGCTCGAATCCGCGCGCTCGGGCGTCGCCAATTCGGTGGACGAAGCCTTTGCCGTGCTCGAACGCACTGGCCTGCCCGCGATCATCCGTCCCAGCTTCACGCTCGGCGGCACCGGCGGCGGGATCGCGTACAACAAGGCCGAATTCGAACGGATCGTACGTTCGGGCCTCGATGCCTCGCCCACCACCGAAGTGCTGATCGAGGAATCGCTGCTCGGGTGGAAGGAATACGAGATGGAGGTGGTCCGCGACCGGGCGGACAATTGCATCATTATCTGCTCGATCGAGAATGTCGATCCGATGGGCGTGCACACCGGCGATTCGATCACTGTCGCGCCCGCGCTGACGCTGACCGACAAGGAATACCAGATCATGCGCACCGCCTCGATCGAGGTGCTGCGCGAGATCGGGGTGGAGACGGGCGGATCGAACGTGCAGTTCGCGGTCAATCCGAAGGACGGCCGCCTGATCGTGATCGAGATGAACCCGCGCGTTTCGCGCAGTTCGGCGCTCGCGTCGAAAGCGACTGGCTTCCCGATCGCGCGCGTCGCGGCCAAGCTGGCGGTGGGCTACACGCTCGACGAGCTGACCAACGAGATCACCGGCGCGACGCCCGCGAGCTTCGAACCGACGATCGACTATGTCGTCACCAAGATTCCGCGCTTCGCGTTCGAGAAGTTCAAAGGCGCCAACAATCACCTCTCGACTGCGATGAAATCGGTCGGCGAAGTCATGGCGATCGGGCGCAATTTCAAGGAATCGATGCAGAAGGCGCTGCGCGGCCTCGAAACCGGGCTCGACGGGTTCAACCGCGTCGTCGCGCTTGAAGGGATCGCGCGCGAGCGGATCGTGGCCGAGCTGTCGCAGCGCACGCCCGACCGGCTGCTGAAAGTGGCGCAGGCCTTCCGCGAAGGGCTGAGCGTCGAGGATATCCAGGACGTTACCGGATACGATCCGTGGTTCCTGCGCCAGATCGAGGAGATCATCTACGAAGAGCGGATGATCGCCAATGACGGCCTGCCGCGCAGCGCCGAGGAATTGCGCCGGATCAAGGCGATGGGCTTCTCCGACCGGCGGCTTGCGACGCTCGCGGTGCGCTCGGTCGGCGTGGCGGGCGGCATGGGGGAAACGCAGGCGCGTTCCTCCGGCCTGCTCCACGACACGTTGCGCGCGATGGCGGGGGCGACGTCCGAAGAGGAAGTGCGCAAGCTGCGCGAGAAATTCGGCGTTTCGCCGGTGTTCAAGCGGATCGACAGCTGCGCCGCCGAGTTCGAGGCGATCACGCCCTATATGTATTCGACCTACGAGGCGCCCAGCTTCGGCGAGCCGGAAAACGAGGCGCAGGTTTCCGACCGGCGCAAGATCGTGATCCTGGGCGGCGGGCCCAACCGGATCGGGCAGGGCATCGAATTCGACTATTGCTGCGTCCACGCCTGCTTCGCGCTGAGCGATGCCGGGTTCGAGACGATCATGGTCAATTGCAATCCCGAGACGGTCTCGACCGATTACGATACCTCCGACCGGCTCTATTTCGAGCCGCTGACGGCCGAAGACGTGCTCGAAATCCTGCGTACCGAGCAGAAATCGGGCGAGCTGGTCGGCGTGATCGTCCAGTTCGGCGGGCAGACCCCGCTCAAGCTGGCGGCCGCGCTCGAGGCGGCGGGGATCCCGATCCTCGGCACCAGCCCCGATGCGATCGACCTTGCCGAAGATCGCGAGCGGTTCGCCAAGCTGGTCAACAAGCTGAAACTGAAGCAGCCGATGAACGGCATCGCGCGCAATCGCGACGAGGCCGCCGCCTGGGCCTCGCGGATCGGCTATCCGGTCCTGCTGCGCCCGTCCTACGTGCTGGGCGGGCGCGCGATGGAAGTGGTCGACAGCGAAGCCCAGCTCGACGATTACATCGCCACCGCGGTCAATGTGTCGGGCGACAGTCCGGTGCTGGTCGACCAGTATCTGCGCGATGCGATCGAATGCGATGTCGATGCGCTGTGCGATGGCGAACAGGTCGTGATTGCGGGCGTGATGCAGCATGTCGAAGAGGCGGGCGTGCATTCGGGCGACAGTGCCTGCACCCTGCCGCCGCATTCGCTGCCGACAGAGATCATCGAGGAGATGGAACGCCAGGCCGAAGCGCTCGCCATGGCGCTGGGCGTGGTCGGCCTGATGAACGTGCAGTTCGCGGTGAAGGATGGCGAGGTCTACCTGATCGAGGTGAACCCGCGTGCGTCCCGCACCGTGCCGTTCGTGGCGAAGGCGATCGGCCAGCCCATCGCCAAATACGCCGCGCGGATCATGGCGGGCGAAAAGCTTGCCGATCTGCCCAAGATCCGCCGCGCGATGGATTACATCGCGGTCAAGGAAGCGGTGTTCCCCTTCGCGCGCTTCCCCGGCACCGACCCGGTGCTGTCGCCCGAAATGAAATCGACCGGCGAGGTCATGGGCCTCGACCGCGATTTCGCGATGGCCTTCGCCAAGTCGCAGATGGGCGCAGGCGTCACGCTGCCGAAATCGGGCACGGCTTTCGTCTCTGTCAAGGATACCGACAAACAGGTGATCCTGCCGGGAGTGAAGAAGCTGCTCGATCTGGGCTTCGATGTGGTCGCGACCAGCGGCACCCATGCCTATCTCACCGAGGCCGGGCTGGACGTCACGCGGGTCAACAAGGTGGCCGAGGGCCGTCCGCATATCGTCGATGCGATCGTCGATGGCGAGATCGTGCTGATCCTCAACACCACCGAGGGTTGGCAAAGCCTGAAGGACTCGCAATCGATCCGCGCCGGGGCGCTCGATCTCAAGGTTCCGTACTACACCACCGCCTCGGCGGGGCTGGCCGCGGTCGAGGCGATCGAGGCGCTGGGTGCGCGAAAACTTGAAGTTCGCGCCTTGCAGGACTATTATAGCTCCCAAGAATAG
- a CDS encoding lytic transglycosylase domain-containing protein, translated as MPNAKLRTIGLAAIAGLCAIPQAAAANPSTTAYYQSFSAEPNVPALLSDKDKAYYAQVFAAIAREDWDAVEQLLAQGDNSALHKLVMAEYFLDANSPTIPLDRLNDWLARSGELPQAEQIGRLAIRRGADQMPDLPATRRLSSTGYSPKRIKPRPASDGSMPSDVEARIRDAITNDDPSGAHALLNEIDPQLGSEARAEWRQRVAWSYYIENRDAEALALARTVEDGGSGAWIAEGWWVAGLASWRLGDCATSADAFQRSSYWSQNEELTAAALYWQARSDIRCRQPDKAQGLLRDAARRDETLYGMIAAAALGTQLPDPHRGPDFSSDDWKDLSGLQNVQLAVKLVELGEDARADEVLRYQAKIGDPREHRALTRLARELGLPQTQLWMAYNAPSGGNYEPAARYPTVRWQPVGGWRVDPALAFAHALQESIFRTSVVSPANAKGLMQITPITVRQHAGSLGMNPGAVDLTDPRVNLAFGQRNLEMLRDTPATRDNLLKIMAAYNAGLTPITRWNTEIRDQDDPLLYMESIPYWETRGYVAIVLKNYWMYERQAGSTSESRMALANGEWPSFPTASADDRMASSRR; from the coding sequence ATGCCAAACGCGAAGCTTCGCACGATCGGTCTGGCCGCGATCGCGGGACTGTGTGCCATACCGCAAGCAGCAGCCGCCAATCCTTCGACCACCGCCTATTACCAATCCTTCTCCGCCGAGCCGAACGTGCCGGCGCTGCTCTCGGACAAGGACAAGGCCTATTACGCACAGGTTTTCGCCGCGATCGCGCGCGAGGATTGGGATGCGGTCGAGCAGCTTCTGGCGCAAGGCGACAATAGCGCGCTGCACAAGCTCGTCATGGCCGAGTATTTTCTCGACGCCAATTCTCCCACGATCCCGCTCGATCGCCTCAACGACTGGCTCGCGCGCAGCGGCGAACTGCCGCAGGCCGAGCAGATCGGACGCCTCGCGATCCGTCGCGGAGCAGACCAGATGCCCGACCTGCCGGCCACGCGACGCCTCTCCTCGACCGGCTACAGCCCAAAACGGATCAAGCCGCGTCCCGCGTCCGACGGATCGATGCCGTCCGATGTCGAGGCACGGATTCGCGATGCGATCACGAATGACGATCCGTCGGGTGCGCATGCGCTGCTGAACGAGATCGACCCGCAGCTGGGGTCGGAAGCGCGCGCCGAATGGCGCCAGCGCGTTGCCTGGAGCTATTACATCGAGAACCGCGACGCCGAAGCCCTGGCGCTGGCGCGGACCGTCGAAGATGGTGGCAGCGGTGCCTGGATCGCCGAAGGCTGGTGGGTTGCGGGACTGGCCTCGTGGCGGCTCGGCGATTGCGCGACGAGCGCCGATGCGTTTCAGCGCAGCTCCTACTGGTCGCAAAACGAGGAACTGACCGCCGCCGCGCTCTACTGGCAGGCACGCAGCGACATTCGCTGTCGCCAGCCCGACAAGGCGCAGGGCCTGTTGCGCGACGCCGCCCGCCGCGACGAGACGCTTTACGGCATGATCGCCGCCGCCGCGCTCGGCACGCAGTTGCCCGATCCGCATCGCGGCCCCGATTTCAGCAGCGACGACTGGAAAGATCTGTCCGGCCTGCAAAACGTCCAGCTGGCGGTGAAACTCGTCGAACTGGGCGAAGATGCGCGCGCCGATGAAGTGCTGCGCTACCAGGCCAAGATCGGCGATCCGCGCGAGCACCGCGCCCTCACCCGCCTCGCGCGTGAACTGGGCCTGCCGCAGACGCAGCTGTGGATGGCTTACAATGCGCCCTCGGGCGGGAATTACGAACCGGCGGCGCGCTATCCCACGGTGCGCTGGCAGCCGGTCGGCGGATGGCGCGTCGATCCCGCGCTCGCCTTTGCCCATGCCCTGCAGGAATCGATTTTCCGCACCTCGGTGGTCAGCCCGGCCAATGCCAAGGGGCTGATGCAGATCACCCCGATCACCGTCCGCCAGCATGCCGGATCGCTGGGGATGAACCCCGGCGCGGTCGATCTCACCGATCCGCGGGTCAATCTCGCCTTCGGCCAGCGCAATCTCGAAATGCTGCGCGATACGCCGGCAACGCGCGACAATCTGCTCAAGATTATGGCGGCCTACAATGCAGGGCTCACCCCGATCACCCGCTGGAACACCGAGATCCGCGACCAGGACGATCCGCTGCTGTACATGGAATCGATCCCTTATTGGGAAACCCGCGGCTATGTCGCGATCGTGCTCAAGAACTACTGGATGTACGAACGCCAGGCCGGCTCCACCTCGGAAAGCCGCATGGCGCTGGCCAATGGGGAGTGGCCCAGCTTCCCCACCGCAAGCGCGGACGACCGGATGGCCTCATCGCGCCGCTAG
- a CDS encoding uracil-DNA glycosylase family protein, translated as MAAVIAWWREAGVDYAYSDDASGFLAQPEEETDASASDTSQGGSTPTPVRAPEEPRGPSLPAPEHWPTDLADFEQWWLTEDALGDGTAGRIAPRGPSEAALMVLVSQPEREDRAQLLSGPDGSLLDAFLRATGLDEANIYRASIAPQYDPARNWDDSAHLGAVAWRHIALVRPTGVLVLGNNARSILQHDPAQRDYALRGLNQQDLEVPILAGTGLAAMRKAPRTKARLWRDWLEWTGK; from the coding sequence ATGGCAGCGGTCATCGCATGGTGGCGCGAGGCCGGGGTCGACTATGCCTATTCCGACGATGCGAGCGGATTTCTTGCGCAGCCGGAAGAGGAAACCGATGCGTCGGCGAGCGACACTTCGCAAGGAGGCAGCACGCCTACGCCCGTACGCGCGCCCGAAGAACCGCGCGGCCCCTCCCTGCCCGCCCCCGAGCATTGGCCGACGGACCTCGCCGATTTCGAGCAATGGTGGCTGACCGAGGACGCGTTGGGAGATGGAACGGCCGGGCGTATCGCGCCGCGCGGCCCGTCCGAAGCCGCGCTGATGGTGCTCGTTTCGCAGCCCGAGCGTGAGGATCGCGCGCAATTGCTGAGCGGACCCGACGGAAGTTTGCTCGACGCGTTTCTGCGCGCCACCGGGCTCGATGAAGCGAATATCTATCGCGCGAGCATCGCCCCGCAATACGATCCCGCCCGCAACTGGGATGACAGCGCGCATCTGGGCGCGGTCGCCTGGCGCCACATCGCGCTGGTTCGGCCGACGGGCGTGCTTGTGCTCGGCAACAACGCCCGGTCGATTTTGCAGCACGATCCGGCGCAACGCGATTACGCGTTACGCGGTCTTAACCAACAAGACCTAGAGGTTCCGATCCTCGCAGGAACCGGTCTGGCCGCGATGCGCAAGGCACCGCGAACCAAGGCCCGGCTCTGGCGGGATTGGCTGGAATGGACAGGGAAATAG
- the greA gene encoding transcription elongation factor GreA encodes MVEKVPMLAEGYEKLTADLKVLRAERPKIVDAIEEARAHGDLSENAEYHAAKERQGHVEAQIGELEDQISRAQIIDPTTLSGDKIVFGATVTLLDDEDKPVKYQIVGPAEADAKQGRITYSSPLGRALIGKSLGEEVEVTVPSGDKFYLVDKIAFV; translated from the coding sequence ATGGTCGAAAAAGTCCCGATGCTCGCCGAAGGCTATGAAAAGCTGACTGCGGACCTGAAGGTGCTGCGCGCCGAACGCCCCAAGATCGTCGATGCGATCGAGGAAGCGCGTGCGCATGGCGACCTGTCGGAAAATGCCGAATACCACGCAGCCAAGGAGCGCCAGGGCCACGTTGAAGCGCAGATCGGCGAGCTGGAAGACCAGATCAGCCGCGCGCAGATCATCGACCCGACGACGCTGTCGGGCGACAAGATCGTGTTCGGCGCCACGGTGACCCTGCTCGACGATGAGGACAAGCCGGTCAAATACCAGATCGTCGGCCCCGCCGAGGCGGACGCCAAGCAGGGGCGGATCACCTATTCCTCGCCGCTCGGCCGCGCGCTGATCGGCAAGAGCCTGGGCGAGGAAGTCGAAGTGACGGTGCCGTCGGGCGACAAGTTCTACCTCGTCGACAAGATCGCTTTCGTCTGA